The Vitis riparia cultivar Riparia Gloire de Montpellier isolate 1030 chromosome 10, EGFV_Vit.rip_1.0, whole genome shotgun sequence genome includes a region encoding these proteins:
- the LOC117923548 gene encoding uncharacterized protein LOC117923548 has protein sequence MLEKIGLPPKPSLRGNIWVVDASHCQGCSSQFTFINRKHHCRRCGGLFCNSCTQQRMVLRGQGDSPVRICDPCKNLEEAARFEMRHGHKNRSGKGSSRLTSKHEDEVLNQILGKDGKESFSSGRESTSDTVSSIERSTSSASCSKLEELSSQDMEGQIVTSLTVNEPNHVPGEMGSISPEELRQQALDEKGKYKILKGEGKSEEALKAFKRGKELERQAGALEISLRKSRKRALSSSNIAENQKIMDGPKESGRKNRLLPQMGKEKDDLAAALRELGWSDRELHDADKKPVNISLEGELSTLLREVPQKTNTDKETHGIDKSEVIALKKKALMLKREGKLIEAKEELKRAKLLEKQLEEQEFLAEAEDSDDEISSLIRSIDNDKQGDFSIGYNPANDFDFDHLVGMADDIGLDGNFEAMDEDMDDPEMAAALKSLGWSEDSHHPVDIVAQSAPIDRDTLLHEIQSLKREALNEKRAGNTSVAMVLLKKAKVLERDLDGFDSQGDNSSANDPAMFQKGSTSQTADNSLMLNKADDKNVNGMKIVEPKMAPKSKLMIQKELLGLKKKALALRREGRLDEAEEELKKGKVLEQQLEEMDNASKVKFTQVNVSSKHPDISGTLNLGDVGEEGDVTDQDLNDPMYLSLLSNMGWKDEDNETVSFPSKSRKQNDSLSTQIADSSIIQAPTTTPVGASRRSKGEIQRELLGLKRKAFALRRQGETEEAEEVLRLARVLEAQISEMEAPTKEAPVENKYKDDKAIKYPLESSSDKGDEGDATEKDLGDPVLLSMQKNLGWKDEDRPETTQAEPFKQNAGIYTHSTDPSVIQYNSEVPVISPRKSKGEIQRELLGLKRKALTLRRQGKTEEAEEVLRNAKILEAQMDMEAPRTELLLDPSKDKDLESFESLITTEKHGSMKDVVEVNKQSVQAVVDPTEKVVEWATSSGLKESETVKPPSTSSGLLIPEMSQIVEGNNPLLVDIGPPGKMGISEGTYFVPPSDQSGNIMDLLTGDEWNASHVPSEKQEGEWNLSSGISSFANPPLLVESLKSTNEDLGSKVDAAPQKREEMVDADRKLHVSEANSGQAIASQKNKSSIQQEILSHKRKAVSLKREGKLAEARDELRQAKLLEKNLEEDDPQPRSSPSDTSISSSSVTSIGQRTQTLVDSAPKMLSGRDRFKLQQESLSHKRSALKLRREGRIEEAEAEFELAKALETQLEELAAHDAAKSSAKGAEPVDDVHVDDLLDPQLLSALKAIGLEDASPLAQSPEKPEPAKLHISKSDSSSQEKSQLEERIKAEKVKAVNLKRAGKQAEALDALRRAKMFEKKLNSLTS, from the coding sequence GTAGCTCAAGATTGACATCAAAGCATGAGGATGAAGTTTTGAACCAAATTCTTGGGAAAGACGGAAAGGAATCCTTTTCATCAGGACGAGAGTCCACTAGTGATACGGTTTCCAGTATTGAAAGGTCAACGAGCAGTGCATCATGTTCAAAACTTGAAGAACTTTCCAGTCAGGATATGGAAGGGCAAATAGTTACCAGTCTCACTGTCAATGAGCCCAATCATGTGCCTGGTGAGATGGGATCAATTAGCCCTGAGGAATTGCGTCAACAAGCCCTGGATGAAAAAGGgaaatataagattttaaaaggagAAGGAAAATCTGAGGAAGCTCTGAAAGCCTTTAAGAGGGGAAAGGAGCTTGAGAGGCAGGCTGGGGCTTTGGAGATATCTTTAAGGAAAAGTCGTAAAAGGGCATTGTCTTCAAGTAACATTGCAGAGAACCAGAAAATTATGGATGGCCCTAAAGAATCAGGCAGAAAAAATAGACTTCTTCCTCaaatgggaaaagaaaaggatgaCCTTGCTGCCGCACTCAGAGAACTTGGGTGGTCTGACAGGGAGCTTCATGATGCAGATAAAAAACCTGTAAATATTAGTTTAGAGGGTGAACTCTCTACTCTCCTTAGAGAAGTCCCCCAAAAAACTAATACGGATAAGGAAACCCATGGTATTGACAAGTCTGAGGTTATCGCTCTTAAGAAAAAGGCTCTCATGCTTAAGCGGGAAGGCAAGCTCATCGAAGCAAAGGAAGAACTGAAGAGAGCTAAACTTTTAGAAAAGCAGCTTGAGGAACAGGAATTCTTGGCTGAGGCTGAAGATTCTGATGATGAGATATCCTCTTTGATTCGTAGTATTGACAATGATAAACAAGGTGATTTTTCAATTGGGTACAACCCGGCGAATGATTTCGACTTTGATCACCTTGTGGGCATGGCTGATGATATTGGTCTTGATGGTAATTTCGAAGCTATGGATGAGGATATGGATGATCCTGAAATGGCTGCTGCTTTAAAATCATTAGGTTGGAGTGAAGATTCTCATCATCCTGTGGACATTGTGGCCCAGTCTGCCCCTATTGATAGAGACACCCTTTTACATGAAATTCAATCTTTGAAAAGAGAGGCTCTCAATGAAAAAAGGGCAGGTAATACTTCAGTGGCAATGGTACTGCTCAAGAAGGCCAAAGTACTTGAAAGGGACCTTGATGGCTTTGATTCTCAAGGAGACAACTCATCTGCAAATGATCCTGCGATGTTTCAGAAGGGTTCGACTTCTCAAACTGCAGATAACTCATTGATGTTAAATAAGGCGGATGATAAAAATGTTAATGggatgaaaattgtggaacctAAAATGGCACCAAAAAGTaaattaatgattcaaaaagaGCTTCTGGGTCTGAAAAAGAAGGCTCTTGCTTTGAGAAGGGAAGGAAGATTAGACGAGGCAGAAGAAGAATTGAAGAAAGGGAAGGTTCTTGAGCAGCAGCTTGAAGAGATGGACAATGCCTCCAAGGTAAAGTTTACACAGGTGAATGTTAGCAGTAAGCATCCTGATATTTCTGGAACCCTGAACCTTGGTGATGTGGGAGAAGAAGGTGATGTAACTGATCAGGACCTGAATGATCCAATGTATCTTTCACTTCTAAGTAATATGGGTTGGAAGGATGAAGATAATGAAACTGTAAGCTTTCCATCAAAATCTCGGAAACAAAATGATAGTTTATCTACACAGATTGCTGATTCCTCCATTATACAGGCTCCTACAACTACCCCAGTAGGGGCATCTAGAAGAAGCAAAGGTGAAATCCAGAGAGAACTCTTAGGATTGAAAAGAAAGGCCTTTGCTCTGAGACGTCAAGGAGAGACTGAGGAGGCAGAAGAAGTGTTGAGACTGGCAAGGGTGTTAGAGGCTCAAATTTCAGAAATGGAAGCACCAACAAAAGAAGCTCCTGTTGAAAATAAGTACAAGGACGACAAAGCCATCAAATATCCCCTTGAAAGTTCATCTGACAAAGGAGATGAAGGGGATGCAACAGAAAAGGATCTGGGTGATCCTGTACTTCTCTCAATGCAAAAAAATTTGGGGTGGAAGGATGAAGACAGACCTGAAACCACACAAGCAGAACCCTTTAAACAAAATGCTGGTATTTATACACATTCTACTGACCCATCTGTTATTCAATACAATTCTGAAGTTCCAGTCATATCACCTAGAAAAAGCAAAGGAGAAATCCAAAGGGAACTCTTGGGTTTGAAAAGAAAGGCTCTCACTCTTAGAAGGCAAGGGAAAACTGAAGAGGCTGAGGAAGTGCTGAGGAATGCAAAGATATTGGAAGCCCAAATGGACATGGAAGCCCCAAGAACAGAGCTTCTGCTTGATCCTTCTAAGGATAAAGATCTCGAGAGTTTTGAATCTTTGATTACCACTGAAAAACATGGTAGTATGAAGGATGTGGTTGAAGTAAATAAGCAGTCAGTCCAGGCGGTAGTAGATCCAACTGAAAAAGTTGTTGAGTGGGCAACAAGTTCAGGATTGAAGGAGAGTGAAACAGTGAAGCCTCCCTCAACGAGTTCAGGTCTTTTAATTCCTGAGATGTCTCAGATCGTTGAAGGCAACAATCCCTTATTGGTGGACATTGGTCCACCAGGCAAAATGGGAATCTCAGAAGGCACTTATTTTGTTCCTCCATCAGACCAGTCTGGAAACATAATGGATTTGCTAACTGGGGACGAGTGGAATGCTTCTCATGTACCTTCCGAAAAACAAGAAGGTGAATGGAATTTAAGTTCTGGAATTTCCTCTTTTGCTAATCCCCCTCTTCTGGTAGAATCCTTGAAGAGTACCAATGAAGATTTGGGAAGCAAAGTTGATGCTGCACCTCAAAAAAGAGAGGAGATGGTTGATGCAGATAGGAAGCTGCATGTAAGTGAAGCAAATTCAGGTCAGGCAATTGCTTCTCAAAAGAACAAAAGTTCCATTCAGCAAGAAATCCTGTCTCATAAAAGGAAGGCAGTTTCTCTgaagagagaaggaaaattgGCAGAAGCTCGTGATGAACTTCGGCAGGCAAAACTATTAGAGAAGAATTTAGAGGAAGATGATCCCCAGCCCAGGTCTAGTCCAAGTGATACGTCAATATCTAGTTCCAGTGTGACTTCCATTGGACAAAGGACGCAGACTTTGGTAGATTCAGCTCCAAAAATGTTATCTGGTCGTGATCGTTTTAAGCTGCAGCAGGAGTCCCTCAGCCACAAACGATCGGCACTGAAGCTAAGACGGGAAGGTCGGATTGAAGAAGCAGAGGCTGAATTTGAATTGGCCAAGGCTCTTGAAACCCAGTTGGAGGAATTGGCTGCCCATGATGCGGCGAAGTCTTCTGCCAAAGGTGCAGAACCAGTAGATGATGTGCATGTCGATGATCTTCTGGATCCTCAACTTTTATCTGCACTGAAAGCGATAGGGCTGGAAgatgctagtcccttagcacaAAGCCCTGAAAAACCAGAGCCTGCAAAACTCCACATTAGTAAGAGTGATAGCTCTAGCCAAGAGAAAAGCCAATTGGAAGAGCGGATCAAGGCTGAGAAGGTGAAGGCAGTAAACTTGAAACGTGCAGGAAAGCAAGCAGAGGCCTTGGATGCTCTTCGACGGGCCAAAATGTTTGAAAAGAAGCTCAACTCTTTAACTTCCTGA